GTGTGTTATTCGCAAAATAATGTTGAAAAAATTcgtttaaaatgtaaaactGGTTGTGAACAATTTAATTTGGTGTCCtagataatttttaatagaTAATATGTATACAGGATGGGCGGAGAAGGTACGATTAGTGAGAAAGAAGAACGACCTGATGGTggggtaaaataatacataATCCCCATTCTTACGGAATGGGAATGGGTCCGTAGATTCACACTTTATAAACATCGTGTACCACATTGCTAAGAGGAGCTTTGTATATACATGAAGTCATTAGTGTTTTTTGTAGTGGCAGCAGCCACAGTGCTTGCCGTCCCCGTTCCAGTCGTCTTTGACAAAGAGTTATTATTAGGCAAGGACACCAGATTTGCCGCAGTTCACCACGTAGCTACTAAAGGTGTAGAAGTTGGAGTTACTGCTCCAGCAGCTAGCTTCCTCTTCTTGGTCCCTAAACTCGGTGTTGAATTCGGAGATTTCAAATCAAAGCACGGCTTGAGACATCTTGAATTCTTAGTCTTGGGTGCCGATGAGCATTTGACTCACTTACTCGGTGTTTCTGACTGCAAGGGCTGGTTCGTTGTTGTAATGGGTGTCTGGACCAAGGCCGCTGGTTTGACCCACAAGGTCTTCGGTGGACTTAAGGATACAGCAGGTGGTTTCAAACTTCACCACTTGGCTGATTTGGATGCTGGAGCTGATTTTGTCAAGACACACGCAGTTTCTGACTTCTTGAAGGCCAGCGTACACGGAACAGCAGTTGATGCATTCCAGAACAAACTCCCATCACATCCATTTACCCACAAGCTTCTTGCTAAGTTCGCAAACTTGCtatgaaataatttttaaaatttgattttcCATTACAATAATTGTCAGACAAACTTAAAAAAATTGTGATAACCACAATCAGTAATGTGATAGATAAATTCATACATTCATAACTAGTGTACATTTTACTCATTACATTTATTTCTGTTCCACTTGCATGTTAAGGGCTCGTGCTCTAAGGGTTGGTTCAGTGTAGTAAACTTGTGATTACACTACGAATCGGTTGTGTTTAATAGTTTGAAACGTTTTAATCTTTCAACTGTTTCCAATGTTGTTGCATAGACTGGGTGGATTTGGGTCAAATTGTACCTTTGGGAATCAATCAGAGAAATGCCACAGAGAGCAAAAAAGGTATGACAAACATCACCCATATAACCTGGAAAATAAGCAATTCCACCGTCAGACTGACTTTGGGACTCGATTATGAATTCCACCAACTGATCGTGATTTACCCAGTCAAGACGACCTACTCAGAAATAAAACTCTTTATAGTACCTATGTTACATAAAACTGATAAAATCCACCAAGAATAACATATATCAGATTTCTTCTCTGGTCTGCCATTTAACCCACCATCTACTcaatatagttaattatacagtattatatagtttatttggtatagtattaacCTGTAGTTTGTCTTTCAGAGAGCCAGAAGCCCAGTTTGTCTGAGTCAATAAGGGAAAGTAAATCAAGTTCTGCAAGAGCTCCAATACAGCAGAAACAAGCAGCTGCA
The Theileria parva strain Muguga chromosome 3 map unlocalized ctg_530, whole genome shotgun sequence DNA segment above includes these coding regions:
- a CDS encoding putative integral membrane protein; protein product: MKSLVFFVVAAATVLAVPVPVVFDKELLLGKDTRFAAVHHVATKGVEVGVTAPAASFLFLVPKLGVEFGDFKSKHGLRHLEFLVLGADEHLTHLLGVSDCKGWFVVVMGVWTKAAGLTHKVFGGLKDTAGGFKLHHLADLDAGADFVKTHAVSDFLKASVHGTAVDAFQNKLPSHPFTHKLLAKFANLL